The Deinococcus aquaedulcis genome window below encodes:
- a CDS encoding serine/threonine-protein kinase has product MSEDRTIPGYTLHRVIGRGNTSLVWLATDARKKEVALKVPLPETLRVQEAAERFGNEVRLTLKFRHPHIVSGYAGTPFGAKAFLAIPYYPRGALSDLLPQLPGGVLPLPEALRVLADVASALTYLHHQGAVHQDVKPQNVYVNEEGRAALADLGSAYFTAQGGQTSGSPFYMSPEVYHGESSSAASDVYSLGVMMYELLSGERPYHGNTYEELMVAHLTRFPPPLLSLNPSVSRRVARLAELALAKRPHDRPTADAIRRALLSALGETPADEVYEDPDQEKEAAPVPARQMGRHGPQPEARPQVSEAASAPEAPNKESRWSLFKRRK; this is encoded by the coding sequence ATGTCTGAAGACCGCACCATTCCTGGCTACACCCTGCACCGTGTGATCGGGCGCGGGAATACCTCGCTGGTGTGGCTGGCCACCGACGCGCGCAAGAAGGAAGTGGCCCTCAAGGTGCCACTGCCCGAAACGCTGCGCGTGCAGGAGGCCGCCGAGCGCTTTGGCAACGAGGTGAGGCTGACGCTAAAGTTTCGCCACCCCCACATCGTGTCGGGGTACGCGGGCACGCCGTTTGGGGCCAAGGCCTTTCTGGCCATTCCCTATTACCCGCGCGGCGCCCTGAGTGACCTGCTGCCCCAGTTGCCCGGCGGCGTTCTGCCATTGCCCGAGGCCCTGCGGGTGCTGGCCGACGTGGCCTCAGCCCTAACCTACCTGCACCACCAGGGCGCCGTGCACCAGGACGTGAAGCCCCAGAACGTGTACGTGAACGAGGAAGGCCGCGCGGCGCTGGCGGACCTGGGCAGCGCCTATTTCACCGCGCAGGGCGGCCAGACCAGCGGCAGCCCCTTTTACATGTCCCCCGAGGTCTACCACGGCGAGAGTAGCAGCGCCGCCAGCGACGTATACAGCCTGGGCGTCATGATGTACGAGTTGCTGAGCGGTGAGCGTCCCTACCACGGCAACACCTACGAAGAGCTGATGGTGGCCCACCTGACCCGCTTTCCGCCGCCGCTGCTGAGCCTGAACCCCAGTGTGTCGCGCCGGGTGGCCCGGCTGGCCGAACTGGCCCTGGCCAAGCGCCCCCATGACCGCCCCACCGCCGACGCCATTCGCCGCGCCCTATTGAGCGCCCTGGGCGAAACCCCTGCCGACGAGGTCTACGAGGACCCTGATCAGGAGAAGGAGGCGGCCCCGGTGCCCGCCCGGCAGATGGGCCGCCACGGTCCGCAACCGGAGGCGCGCCCCCAGGTCTCGGAAGCGGCGTCTGCCCCAGAGGCCCCGAACAAGGAAAGCCGCTGGAGCCTGTTCAAGCGCCGCAAATAA
- the tyrS gene encoding tyrosine--tRNA ligase has protein sequence MNEIRRNVPVDEQLQILRRGVVDLVSEDDLRRKLDKGAPLRVKLGADPTRPDLHLGHAVILRKMRQFQDLGHKVIMLIGDFTAMIGDPSGKSKTRPPLTLEQTRQNAGSYLEQCRLILRDDPEVLEIRYNGEWLEPMGYADVIRLASRYTVARIMERDDFKKRFEGGVPIAMHELLYPLTQGYDSVALEADVELGGTDQLFNNLVGRALQRDYAQEPQVVMTLPLLVGLDGAEKMSKSLDNYIGLTDEPHAMFAGLMKVPDPLLDNYFTLLTDLSRERIDELLAGHPVAAHRELAREVVRALHPAADLDAAEARFKAVAKGGIPENLPEVAVPVGELNEEGRISVAKLVVLAGLEPSNGAARKLMQNRGLKLNGEPFTDPQGTLTRDQLSAEGGAVLQKGKDKFARLRLGS, from the coding sequence ATGAACGAAATTCGGCGGAATGTACCGGTAGACGAGCAACTGCAGATCCTGAGGCGCGGCGTGGTGGACCTGGTGTCCGAAGACGACCTGCGCCGCAAGCTGGACAAGGGCGCGCCCCTGCGCGTGAAGCTGGGCGCCGATCCCACCCGCCCGGACCTGCACCTGGGCCACGCGGTCATTCTGCGCAAGATGCGGCAGTTTCAGGACCTGGGCCACAAGGTGATCATGCTGATTGGCGACTTTACCGCCATGATCGGCGACCCCAGCGGCAAGAGCAAAACCCGCCCCCCCCTGACCCTGGAGCAGACCCGCCAGAACGCGGGCAGCTACTTGGAACAGTGCCGCTTGATCCTGCGCGATGACCCCGAGGTGCTGGAAATCCGCTACAACGGCGAGTGGCTGGAACCCATGGGCTACGCCGACGTGATCCGGCTGGCCAGCCGCTACACGGTGGCGCGCATCATGGAGCGCGACGACTTCAAAAAGCGCTTTGAAGGTGGCGTGCCCATCGCCATGCACGAACTGCTCTACCCGCTGACCCAGGGCTACGATTCGGTGGCGCTGGAAGCCGATGTGGAACTGGGCGGCACGGATCAGCTGTTCAACAACCTCGTGGGCCGGGCGTTGCAGCGCGACTACGCCCAGGAGCCCCAGGTGGTCATGACGCTGCCGCTGCTGGTGGGCCTGGACGGCGCAGAGAAGATGTCCAAGAGCCTGGACAACTACATTGGCCTCACCGACGAGCCGCACGCCATGTTCGCGGGGCTGATGAAGGTGCCCGATCCCCTGCTGGACAATTACTTCACCCTGCTGACCGACCTGAGCCGCGAGCGCATTGATGAGCTGCTGGCCGGGCACCCGGTGGCCGCCCACCGCGAACTGGCCCGCGAAGTGGTGCGCGCCCTTCACCCTGCGGCTGATCTGGACGCCGCCGAGGCGCGCTTCAAGGCGGTGGCCAAGGGTGGCATTCCCGAGAATCTCCCTGAAGTGGCTGTGCCAGTGGGCGAATTGAACGAGGAAGGCCGCATCAGCGTGGCGAAGCTGGTGGTGCTGGCCGGGCTGGAACCCAGCAACGGCGCCGCGCGCAAACTCATGCAGAACCGGGGCCTGAAGCTCAACGGCGAGCCCTTCACCGACCCCCAGGGCACCCTGACCCGGGACCAGCTGTCGGCCGAGGGCGGCGCGGTGCTTCAGAAGGGCAAGGATAAGTTCGCGCGTCTGCGCCTGGGGTCCTAG
- the rpsR gene encoding 30S ribosomal protein S18 has product MTQANNAERKPRGKGPKRPRKPKVDPFSIGELEITDYKDVKMLRRFVSDTGKILPRRRTGLSAKHQRRIAQTIKIARQLALLPYTEKLVRK; this is encoded by the coding sequence ATGACCCAGGCAAACAACGCCGAGCGCAAGCCGCGCGGCAAGGGGCCCAAGCGCCCCCGCAAGCCCAAGGTGGACCCGTTCTCGATTGGAGAGCTGGAAATCACCGATTACAAAGACGTGAAGATGCTGCGCCGGTTCGTTTCGGACACCGGCAAGATCCTCCCCCGCCGCCGCACCGGCCTCTCGGCCAAGCACCAGCGCCGCATTGCGCAGACGATCAAGATCGCCCGCCAGCTGGCCCTGCTGCCCTACACCGAGAAACTGGTCCGGAAGTAA
- a CDS encoding DinB family protein: MTDAAAPSLPSPQHPLDGILDILRETVEGGQPGKPTAFLDSTAADGSGNHGLLATLEALSAEQASREVLGTTVAAHTAHTAFHMEVIVRWERDGDRGPFDWQGSFQPRAVDEAGWAEQRRRVRAAYDALVAFTHTQQDQPVTGDATGGLAGGVAHVAYHLGAIRQLVKALL, encoded by the coding sequence ATGACCGATGCTGCTGCGCCTTCTCTCCCCTCGCCCCAACACCCTCTGGACGGCATTCTCGACATCCTGCGCGAAACCGTTGAAGGCGGGCAGCCGGGCAAGCCCACTGCCTTTCTGGACAGCACGGCCGCCGATGGCAGCGGCAACCACGGCCTGCTCGCCACCCTGGAGGCCCTCAGCGCCGAGCAGGCCAGCCGCGAGGTGCTGGGCACCACGGTGGCAGCCCACACCGCCCACACGGCCTTTCACATGGAAGTGATCGTGCGCTGGGAACGCGACGGCGACCGGGGGCCCTTTGACTGGCAGGGCAGCTTTCAGCCGCGCGCCGTGGACGAGGCGGGCTGGGCCGAGCAGCGCCGGCGGGTGCGCGCCGCCTACGACGCCCTGGTGGCGTTCACCCATACCCAGCAGGACCAGCCCGTGACCGGAGACGCCACCGGGGGCCTGGCCGGCGGCGTGGCGCATGTGGCCTACCACCTGGGGGCCATTCGTCAGCTGGTCAAAGCCCTGCTGTGA
- a CDS encoding YqhA family protein — MKARPPARLGSARRLTLAGAFGFARLIVELGVLSSFAFSLALFVAAIAQAYVTIRAAFAELGQPDTTKRLIVAAVEQADTLLIGMALLIISFGLQALFVGRLQNVPPWLHIDSFDDLKQKLIGIVILALGVNFFSVALKWTGPDILGYGLAISAVILAVGAYSVILTRQGRSPALPPEEPDDAA; from the coding sequence ATGAAAGCCCGGCCCCCGGCCCGGCTGGGTTCTGCGCGCCGCCTCACGCTGGCGGGCGCCTTTGGCTTTGCGCGGCTGATCGTGGAACTGGGGGTGCTGAGTTCCTTTGCCTTCAGTCTGGCGCTGTTCGTGGCGGCCATTGCCCAGGCCTACGTGACGATTCGCGCGGCCTTTGCCGAACTGGGCCAGCCCGACACCACCAAGCGCCTGATCGTGGCCGCCGTGGAGCAGGCCGACACCCTCTTGATCGGTATGGCGCTGCTGATCATCTCGTTCGGCTTGCAGGCGCTGTTCGTGGGCCGGCTGCAGAACGTGCCGCCCTGGCTGCACATTGATTCCTTTGACGACCTGAAGCAGAAGCTGATTGGCATCGTGATTCTGGCGCTGGGCGTGAATTTCTTCAGTGTGGCTCTGAAATGGACGGGGCCTGACATCCTGGGCTACGGCCTGGCGATCTCGGCCGTCATTCTGGCGGTGGGCGCCTATTCCGTCATCCTGACCCGGCAGGGCCGCAGCCCCGCCCTGCCCCCCGAGGAGCCGGATGACGCGGCTTGA
- the pyk gene encoding pyruvate kinase: MKDIDRATKIVATVGPASRSPEVLGRMIDAGMNVVRMNFSHGDREDHRQTVQMVRELAEKKGVAIGILQDLQGPKIRVGRFKEGSVTLSPGDTFTITMDDIEGDAERVSSTYKGLVHDVQPGMALLLDDGNMALQVDSVRGSDVVTKVVIGGVLKNNKGINVPEADLSVPALSEKDVQDMEFGAELGVDWVALSFVRSRDDLLLARHYLSRFGSRAKLMAKIEKPQAVDRFDDILKEVDGIMVARGDLGVEMRPEQVPTIQKRLIRLCREVGKPVITATQMLESMINLPRPTRAEASDVANAIYDGTDAVMLSAESAAGLYPVESVAMMARIAHEAEDSEHYKMLQRQLVIDTELAQDAIAYAACNIGEKLDSPAIVTFTSTGGAASRIAKNRPPLAILALTPNEQTRNQLALVWGVVPVLSEDPRNTDDMVRIANDELRRSRLADVGDRYVITAGVPFGVRGTTNMLRVERLREDQLRF; this comes from the coding sequence ATGAAAGACATTGACCGCGCCACCAAGATCGTGGCGACCGTGGGTCCCGCCAGCCGCTCGCCCGAGGTGCTGGGCCGCATGATTGACGCGGGCATGAACGTGGTGCGCATGAATTTCAGCCACGGTGACCGCGAGGACCACCGCCAGACGGTGCAGATGGTGCGCGAACTGGCGGAGAAAAAGGGCGTGGCGATTGGCATCCTGCAGGACCTGCAGGGCCCCAAGATCCGCGTGGGCCGCTTCAAGGAAGGCTCGGTGACCCTGAGCCCCGGCGACACCTTCACCATCACCATGGACGACATTGAGGGCGACGCCGAGCGGGTGTCGAGCACCTATAAGGGCCTCGTCCATGACGTGCAGCCGGGCATGGCGCTGCTGCTGGACGACGGCAACATGGCGTTGCAGGTGGACAGTGTGCGCGGCAGCGACGTGGTCACCAAGGTGGTCATCGGCGGCGTGCTGAAGAACAACAAGGGCATCAACGTGCCCGAAGCCGACCTGAGCGTGCCCGCACTCTCTGAAAAAGACGTGCAGGACATGGAGTTCGGCGCCGAGCTGGGCGTGGATTGGGTGGCCCTGAGCTTCGTGCGCTCGCGCGACGACCTGCTGCTGGCCCGGCACTACCTGTCGCGCTTTGGCAGCCGCGCCAAGCTGATGGCCAAGATTGAAAAGCCCCAGGCCGTGGACCGCTTTGACGACATCCTGAAGGAAGTGGACGGCATCATGGTGGCGCGCGGCGACCTGGGCGTGGAGATGCGCCCTGAGCAGGTGCCCACCATTCAGAAGCGCCTGATCCGCCTGTGCCGTGAAGTGGGCAAGCCGGTGATCACCGCCACCCAGATGCTGGAAAGCATGATCAACCTGCCCCGCCCCACCCGCGCCGAGGCCTCGGACGTGGCGAACGCCATCTATGACGGCACCGACGCCGTGATGCTCTCGGCCGAGTCGGCGGCGGGCCTGTACCCGGTGGAATCGGTGGCCATGATGGCCCGCATTGCCCACGAGGCCGAAGACAGCGAGCACTACAAGATGCTGCAGCGCCAGCTGGTCATTGACACCGAACTGGCCCAGGACGCGATTGCCTACGCGGCCTGCAACATTGGCGAGAAGCTGGATTCACCCGCCATTGTGACCTTTACCAGCACGGGCGGCGCGGCCTCGCGCATTGCCAAGAACCGCCCCCCGCTGGCGATCCTGGCCCTGACCCCCAACGAGCAGACCCGCAACCAGCTGGCGCTGGTGTGGGGCGTGGTGCCGGTGCTCAGCGAGGACCCCCGCAACACCGACGACATGGTGCGCATTGCCAACGACGAACTGCGCCGCAGCCGCCTGGCCGATGTGGGTGACCGCTACGTGATCACGGCGGGCGTGCCCTTCGGCGTGCGCGGCACCACCAACATGCTCCGTGTAGAGCGCCTGCGAGAAGACCAGCTGCGCTTCTGA
- a CDS encoding tRNA (adenine(22)-N(1))-methyltransferase TrmK, with amino-acid sequence MTRLEGPALDARLEAVLALVRADTHADIGSDHAKLPIRLLRAGRIGRGVIVELNPGPLAHARQNVARAGLAGKLEVRAGDGFAPLAPGEVNSASVTGMGAFTILGMLRREPARLPPTLVLQPNDSAESLRRWARGAGYHLRADLLIPGYWAYPVLRLDRAPGPDPTYADLPDEAALRYGPGLLRGRDPLLRAQVQADLRRLTPLAAPGRVAQTELEVAEAAWAWLNGP; translated from the coding sequence ATGACGCGGCTTGAGGGGCCTGCGCTGGACGCCCGCCTGGAAGCCGTGCTGGCGCTGGTGCGCGCCGATACCCATGCCGATATCGGCAGCGACCATGCCAAGCTGCCGATCCGGCTGCTGCGCGCAGGCCGAATTGGGCGCGGCGTGATCGTGGAACTGAACCCCGGGCCCCTGGCCCACGCCCGGCAGAACGTGGCGCGCGCCGGGCTGGCGGGCAAGCTGGAAGTGCGCGCGGGCGACGGCTTTGCCCCCCTGGCCCCGGGCGAGGTGAACAGCGCCAGTGTCACCGGCATGGGCGCCTTCACCATCCTGGGGATGCTGCGGCGCGAGCCGGCGCGCCTGCCGCCCACCCTGGTGCTACAGCCCAACGACAGCGCCGAGTCCCTGCGCCGCTGGGCCCGGGGCGCCGGCTATCATCTGCGCGCCGATCTGCTCATCCCTGGCTACTGGGCCTACCCGGTGCTGCGCCTGGACCGGGCGCCCGGCCCTGATCCCACCTACGCGGATCTGCCTGACGAAGCGGCCCTGCGCTACGGCCCGGGCCTGCTGCGCGGCCGTGACCCCCTGTTGCGCGCCCAGGTGCAGGCCGACCTCCGCCGCCTGACCCCGCTGGCCGCCCCAGGCCGCGTGGCCCAGACCGAGCTGGAGGTGGCCGAAGCCGCTTGGGCGTGGTTGAATGGGCCCTAA
- the rplI gene encoding 50S ribosomal protein L9 encodes MQVILLEPGKLGKTGDIVNVKDGYARNWLIPQGIAAPATSSNMKSLEARVRARQKVQAAEKASAEDLASRLNGVAVELSVRAGEGKIYGAVTHADVAGALDKLGFDVDKRRIDMPKTVKEIGEYDIAYRAHPEVTIPMKLVVHATK; translated from the coding sequence ATGCAAGTCATTCTTCTGGAACCCGGCAAGCTGGGTAAAACCGGCGACATCGTGAATGTCAAAGACGGCTACGCCCGTAACTGGCTGATTCCCCAGGGCATCGCCGCGCCCGCCACCAGCTCGAACATGAAGAGCCTGGAAGCCCGCGTGCGCGCCCGCCAGAAAGTGCAGGCCGCCGAGAAGGCCAGCGCCGAGGACCTCGCCAGCCGCCTGAACGGCGTCGCGGTGGAACTCAGCGTGCGCGCTGGCGAAGGCAAGATCTACGGCGCCGTGACCCATGCCGACGTGGCTGGCGCCCTGGACAAGCTGGGCTTTGACGTGGACAAGCGCCGCATCGACATGCCGAAGACCGTCAAGGAAATCGGCGAGTACGACATCGCCTACCGCGCCCACCCCGAAGTCACCATCCCCATGAAGCTCGTGGTGCACGCCACGAAGTAA
- the rpsF gene encoding 30S ribosomal protein S6: protein MNQYDLNLILNPNLSAEQVGIEKEYIESTLKGAGAEISTLDELGNRRLAYAVNKDREGYYLMYTIKAAGNPEKDIASTLRLRDHVRRVLVVKDRPEWKTKKA, encoded by the coding sequence ATGAACCAGTACGACCTGAACCTGATCCTGAACCCCAACCTCAGCGCCGAACAGGTGGGCATCGAGAAGGAATACATCGAGAGCACCCTGAAGGGCGCGGGCGCGGAAATCAGCACCCTGGACGAGCTCGGCAATCGCCGCCTCGCCTACGCCGTGAACAAGGACCGCGAGGGCTACTACCTGATGTACACCATCAAGGCCGCCGGCAACCCCGAAAAGGACATCGCCAGCACCCTGCGTCTGCGTGACCATGTGCGCCGCGTCCTGGTGGTCAAGGACCGCCCGGAATGGAAGACCAAGAAGGCCTGA
- a CDS encoding GNAT family N-acetyltransferase: MNPDWTLRPVTPKDFPALAALWSLSRPGVTAEGIQATDARRDPAHTLRRRLLVNAAGEAVGASQLQTFAFAPPGFLQAQVVVDPRFRQQGAGKQLWADAVQAGREAQASGLTLDVADDDPGSLAWGTRRGAVVKVHRFASELDLTAFDAAPFESSLERAAAQGVTFTDLEGAGDEDIERFLNFVADRLTETPDLRSHPRWPLAEVRRLLRLEASPRPDWWVLAVGPQGEWLGTSILESFQRQNFGYNSLTAVVPEARGRGLALPLKLHVIARAQAAGLPLLRTNNHSGNAPMLAVNQRLGYQSRTGRFEVHVTL, from the coding sequence GTGAACCCGGACTGGACCCTGCGGCCAGTCACGCCAAAGGACTTTCCGGCCCTGGCCGCGCTGTGGTCCCTCAGCCGCCCCGGGGTCACGGCCGAGGGCATTCAGGCGACGGATGCCCGGCGCGATCCCGCACACACGCTGCGCCGCCGCCTGCTGGTGAACGCGGCTGGTGAGGCGGTGGGCGCCTCGCAGCTTCAGACCTTTGCGTTTGCGCCGCCTGGTTTTCTGCAAGCCCAGGTGGTCGTGGACCCCCGTTTCCGGCAGCAGGGCGCTGGGAAGCAGCTGTGGGCCGACGCCGTACAAGCGGGGCGCGAAGCCCAGGCCAGCGGCCTGACGCTGGACGTGGCGGACGATGATCCCGGTTCACTGGCCTGGGGGACGCGGCGCGGCGCGGTGGTGAAGGTGCACCGCTTCGCCTCCGAGCTGGACCTCACCGCCTTTGACGCGGCGCCGTTTGAATCCAGCTTGGAGCGGGCCGCCGCGCAGGGGGTGACCTTCACCGACCTTGAGGGGGCGGGCGACGAGGATATCGAGCGGTTTCTGAACTTCGTGGCCGACCGCCTGACCGAAACACCCGACCTGCGCAGCCATCCCCGCTGGCCCCTGGCCGAGGTGCGCCGGCTGCTCCGATTGGAGGCGTCCCCGCGCCCCGACTGGTGGGTGCTGGCGGTGGGCCCGCAGGGCGAGTGGCTGGGCACCTCCATCCTGGAAAGCTTTCAGCGCCAGAACTTCGGCTACAACAGCCTGACGGCCGTGGTCCCCGAAGCGCGGGGGCGCGGGCTGGCCCTGCCGTTGAAACTGCATGTGATTGCCCGCGCCCAGGCCGCCGGCCTTCCCCTGCTGCGCACCAACAACCATTCGGGCAATGCACCCATGCTGGCGGTGAATCAGCGCCTGGGGTACCAGTCCCGCACCGGACGCTTCGAGGTGCACGTCACGCTGTAA
- a CDS encoding MOSC domain-containing protein has product MKTIHELRATFVRPGRVEWIGLRPARRAPVVRCAEVEAHPLVGLIGDHGKQAPPRLTALTGEVGEVAQPGAATPVPGGPGRRQVTLIQAEHLPVIAALCGRAEVTPDLLRRNVVVSGLPLLALKDARFQIGEVVLEGTGECHPCSRMEETLGEGGYNAVRGHGGLTARVIRGGRIREGDEVRPLPPGGPA; this is encoded by the coding sequence GTGAAGACCATCCACGAACTGCGCGCCACCTTTGTGCGCCCCGGGCGGGTGGAGTGGATTGGCCTGCGCCCTGCCCGCCGGGCGCCAGTGGTGCGCTGCGCCGAGGTGGAGGCCCATCCGCTGGTGGGCCTGATCGGTGACCACGGCAAGCAGGCCCCGCCCCGCCTGACCGCCCTGACCGGCGAGGTGGGAGAAGTGGCCCAGCCGGGCGCGGCGACCCCGGTGCCCGGTGGCCCCGGGCGGCGGCAGGTCACACTGATCCAGGCCGAGCACCTGCCGGTGATCGCGGCGCTGTGTGGCCGCGCCGAAGTTACCCCAGACCTGCTGCGGCGCAACGTGGTGGTCAGCGGCCTGCCGCTGCTGGCCCTCAAAGACGCCCGTTTTCAGATTGGCGAGGTGGTGCTGGAAGGCACCGGCGAGTGCCATCCGTGCTCGCGCATGGAGGAAACGCTGGGCGAGGGTGGGTACAACGCCGTGCGCGGGCACGGTGGCCTGACCGCCCGGGTGATTCGCGGCGGCCGGATCCGCGAAGGAGACGAGGTGCGGCCCCTGCCCCCCGGCGGGCCAGCATGA
- the rny gene encoding ribonuclease Y codes for MTIIWVIVALLLGLVGGFLGGQTRGARRRAEVDDRLQQEALQEAQRIRAQAEEAAQALRAEADQARQEATRRTQEAAQREQQLSHQSAQLDAQREQVLGLRTQLDAERAQTKQEVAREREALATDRQETRREREELKREIERLNRRAEQLDARGEKLDALEERLEDRSRALGTQEAELAERGRLADRRLYEVANLSPEAARAEILDRLDAELEEEKAIRVKAMQERAAAEARRTARHVIAQAIQRSASETSAALSVSVVPIPNDAMKGRLIGREGRNIRAFEALTGVDLIIDDTPEAVILSSFNPVRREVARHVLDALVADGRIHPTRIEEMVHKAQDEMKTYMHTQGEEAAIEAGVVGIKPGLVQLLGRMYFRTSYGQNVLKHSIQVAHLTGIMADELGLDAALARRAGLMHDVGKSIDREIDGTHVEIGINLAKRFGEPPEVIDAIAHHHDPENGETLYSVLVAAADAISAARPGARREELESYVRRLEQLEQIAVSFPGVQQAYAIQAGREVRVIVQPEKVTDAQATLLAREIAGRVEQDMEYPGQVQVTVVRESRAVEVAR; via the coding sequence ATGACGATCATCTGGGTCATCGTGGCGCTGCTGCTCGGGTTGGTCGGGGGCTTTCTGGGCGGACAGACACGCGGCGCGCGCAGGCGGGCCGAGGTAGATGACCGACTTCAGCAAGAAGCCCTGCAGGAAGCGCAGCGCATCCGCGCGCAGGCCGAAGAGGCCGCGCAGGCGCTGCGGGCAGAGGCCGACCAGGCCCGGCAGGAAGCCACGCGACGAACGCAGGAAGCCGCGCAGCGCGAGCAGCAGCTCTCGCACCAGAGTGCCCAGCTGGACGCCCAGCGCGAACAGGTGCTCGGGCTGCGCACCCAGCTGGACGCCGAGCGCGCCCAGACCAAGCAGGAGGTGGCCCGCGAACGCGAGGCCCTAGCCACCGACCGGCAGGAAACCCGGCGCGAACGCGAGGAACTCAAGCGCGAGATTGAGCGCCTCAACCGCCGCGCTGAGCAACTCGACGCCCGGGGCGAGAAACTGGACGCCCTGGAAGAGCGCCTCGAGGACCGCAGCCGCGCCCTGGGCACCCAGGAAGCCGAACTGGCCGAGCGCGGGCGGCTGGCCGACCGGCGGCTGTACGAGGTGGCGAACCTGTCCCCCGAAGCGGCCCGCGCCGAGATTCTGGACCGGCTGGACGCCGAACTGGAAGAAGAAAAGGCCATCCGGGTCAAGGCCATGCAGGAGCGCGCTGCGGCGGAGGCGCGGCGCACCGCGCGCCACGTCATTGCCCAGGCCATCCAGCGCAGCGCTTCGGAAACGAGCGCTGCGCTCAGCGTTTCGGTGGTGCCCATTCCCAACGACGCCATGAAGGGCCGCCTGATTGGCCGCGAGGGGCGCAACATCCGCGCCTTTGAGGCCCTCACCGGCGTGGACCTGATCATTGACGACACGCCCGAAGCCGTGATTCTCTCCAGCTTCAACCCGGTGCGCCGCGAGGTGGCCCGCCATGTGCTCGACGCCCTGGTGGCCGACGGCCGCATTCACCCCACGCGCATTGAGGAGATGGTCCACAAGGCGCAGGACGAGATGAAGACCTACATGCACACCCAGGGCGAGGAAGCCGCCATTGAGGCGGGTGTGGTGGGCATCAAGCCGGGGCTGGTGCAGCTGCTGGGCCGCATGTACTTCCGCACCAGCTACGGCCAGAACGTCCTGAAACACTCTATTCAGGTGGCGCACCTGACCGGCATCATGGCTGACGAACTGGGTCTGGACGCCGCCCTGGCCCGCCGCGCCGGCCTGATGCACGACGTGGGCAAGAGCATTGACCGCGAGATTGACGGCACACACGTGGAAATCGGCATCAACCTCGCCAAGCGCTTTGGCGAGCCGCCCGAAGTGATTGACGCCATTGCCCACCACCACGACCCCGAAAACGGCGAAACGCTGTACTCGGTGCTGGTGGCCGCCGCCGACGCCATCAGCGCGGCCCGCCCCGGCGCACGGCGCGAGGAACTCGAATCCTACGTGCGCCGCCTGGAACAGCTGGAGCAGATCGCGGTGTCCTTTCCCGGTGTGCAGCAGGCCTACGCCATTCAGGCCGGGCGCGAGGTGCGCGTGATCGTGCAGCCCGAGAAGGTTACCGACGCCCAGGCCACCCTGCTGGCCCGTGAAATCGCCGGCCGGGTGGAGCAGGACATGGAATACCCGGGGCAGGTGCAGGTGACCGTGGTGCGCGAAAGCCGTGCAGTGGAAGTGGCGAGGTAG
- a CDS encoding single-stranded DNA-binding protein yields the protein MARGMNHVYLIGALARDPELRYTPSGTAVFEATVAGEDHIVGNDGRERKLPWYHRVSILGKPAEWQAERNLKGGDAVMVEGSLEYSQWEAPEGGKRSMVRVKALRMEQLGTQPELVQDAGGGVRMGSGMNEVVLIGNVTRDPELRYTPAGDAVLGLGLAVNETWNDRQGQKQEKTHWIDVTLWRELAESMKDLRKGDPVLVRGRLVNEAWTDRDGNKRNSTKVEATRVEALSRGAASPNSGYAAATPAGPRTQTASSAARPQSTGYSQRPAANTGNRSGGLDIDQGLDDFPPDEEDLPF from the coding sequence ATGGCCCGAGGCATGAACCACGTTTACCTGATCGGCGCACTCGCCCGTGATCCCGAACTGCGCTACACCCCCAGCGGCACCGCCGTATTTGAAGCCACCGTGGCCGGTGAAGACCACATTGTGGGCAACGACGGCCGCGAGCGCAAACTCCCCTGGTACCACCGCGTGTCCATTCTGGGCAAGCCTGCCGAGTGGCAGGCCGAGCGCAACCTGAAAGGCGGCGACGCCGTGATGGTGGAAGGCAGCCTGGAATACAGCCAGTGGGAAGCGCCCGAGGGCGGCAAACGCAGCATGGTGCGCGTCAAAGCGCTGCGCATGGAGCAGTTGGGCACCCAGCCCGAACTGGTCCAGGACGCCGGAGGCGGCGTTCGCATGGGCAGCGGCATGAACGAAGTGGTCCTGATCGGGAATGTCACCCGTGACCCCGAACTGCGCTATACCCCCGCCGGCGACGCGGTGCTCGGACTCGGCCTGGCCGTGAACGAGACCTGGAATGACCGTCAGGGGCAGAAGCAGGAAAAGACCCACTGGATTGACGTGACGCTGTGGCGTGAACTGGCCGAGAGCATGAAAGACCTGCGCAAGGGCGACCCTGTGCTGGTGCGCGGCCGACTGGTAAACGAAGCGTGGACCGACCGCGATGGCAACAAGCGCAACTCCACCAAAGTAGAGGCGACGCGAGTCGAAGCCCTGTCCCGAGGCGCGGCCAGCCCCAATTCCGGGTATGCCGCAGCCACCCCCGCCGGACCTCGCACGCAGACCGCGAGCAGTGCGGCGCGCCCGCAGAGCACTGGGTACAGCCAGCGCCCCGCAGCGAACACGGGGAACCGTTCGGGCGGCTTGGATATTGATCAAGGTCTCGACGACTTCCCGCCGGACGAGGAAGACCTGCCGTTTTGA